Proteins co-encoded in one bacterium genomic window:
- a CDS encoding amidohydrolase family protein translates to MHDLVFTGGHLLDPANNTDGPADLAIRDGRISEVGRVTTGARRTIEVAGHYVLPGIIDSHTHLSRHFGSAEGHRMVAATGVVTALDMAGEIEDLARDLKGGGAGLNIAYLHPLVPGATLPSSGPTKDEIAGAVDRALTSGAIGIKLLGGHYPLTPEATAQAVEEAARRRCYVAFHVGTTATGSDIRGLEEALDLAAGRPIHIAHVNSYCRGQVTGDPVAEARRALDLLAAHPSAVSESYLSVYNGTSARCRDGVPASAVTKTCLRLGGHEQSEKGLEAAIRAGYARIHREQGGEIVLASPPDGLETWRALETEAGVSFPVNHIPSAILLATARSEGLFVIDGLSTDGGAIPRNFLVRHGLMLVQMGAWTLRDFVLKASVNPARMLSLPAKGHLGVGADADVTVVDLEAGRARWSVARGRLVLAEGRVEGRGGTLLVSPDGETAARSRGLDHEVIHREGWRG, encoded by the coding sequence GTGCACGACCTCGTATTTACGGGCGGACACCTGCTCGATCCCGCCAACAACACCGATGGGCCTGCCGATCTGGCCATTCGCGACGGGCGGATCAGCGAGGTGGGCCGGGTGACCACCGGCGCGCGGAGAACGATTGAGGTCGCCGGGCACTATGTCCTACCAGGAATAATCGACAGCCACACCCACCTCTCGCGCCACTTCGGCTCGGCCGAGGGACACCGCATGGTGGCTGCGACCGGCGTCGTCACCGCGCTCGACATGGCCGGTGAGATCGAGGACCTGGCCCGGGACCTGAAAGGCGGAGGCGCCGGGCTCAACATCGCCTACCTCCACCCGCTGGTTCCCGGAGCGACGCTGCCATCGTCCGGTCCCACGAAGGACGAGATCGCCGGTGCGGTTGACCGGGCGCTGACCAGCGGTGCGATCGGTATCAAACTGCTGGGCGGTCACTACCCCCTGACACCCGAGGCCACGGCACAGGCCGTGGAGGAGGCGGCCAGGCGCCGGTGTTATGTCGCCTTCCACGTGGGAACAACCGCGACCGGCTCGGACATTCGCGGGCTCGAAGAGGCGCTGGATCTGGCCGCGGGCCGTCCCATCCACATCGCCCACGTGAACTCGTACTGCCGCGGCCAGGTTACCGGCGATCCGGTCGCAGAGGCGCGGCGCGCGCTCGATCTCCTGGCCGCGCATCCCTCCGCAGTCAGCGAGTCGTATCTGTCGGTATACAACGGCACGTCGGCGCGGTGCCGCGACGGCGTCCCGGCAAGCGCCGTCACGAAGACCTGCCTTCGGTTGGGAGGCCACGAGCAGAGCGAGAAGGGTCTGGAGGCCGCGATTCGCGCCGGCTATGCGCGCATCCACCGCGAGCAGGGCGGCGAGATCGTCCTGGCATCACCACCGGACGGGCTCGAGACCTGGCGCGCGCTGGAGACCGAAGCAGGGGTCTCGTTCCCGGTCAACCACATCCCGTCCGCGATCCTGCTGGCGACCGCGCGGAGCGAGGGCCTGTTTGTAATTGACGGCCTCAGCACCGACGGCGGCGCGATCCCACGCAACTTCCTGGTCCGTCACGGGCTCATGCTGGTCCAGATGGGTGCCTGGACCCTGCGCGACTTCGTCCTCAAGGCCAGCGTGAACCCTGCCCGCATGCTGAGTCTTCCGGCCAAAGGACACCTCGGGGTGGGCGCCGACGCCGACGTTACGGTCGTGGACCTCGAAGCAGGGCGTGCCAGGTGGTCCGTGGCCAGAGGGCGCTTGGTGCTCGCGGAAGGACGGGTCGAAGGACGCGGCGGCACCCTGCTGGTTTCGCCTGATGGAGAAACAGCCGCCCGCTCCCGCGGACTGGACCATGAGGTGATCCACCGCGAGGGGTGGCGGGGATGA
- a CDS encoding tripartite tricarboxylate transporter TctB family protein yields MTRSSRLAVAAFIAAFALLALLLAGQIPSRHVKGDPGPQALPIAVAALVLIGAAAAMIGERRPSSSGTEPWQQALGVGAGTVAFLLLLPVVGFVVSAALFLIGTSLYLDSRRRIGPATRLLTGVGFPLALWWIFSRLLDVSLPRGLMGF; encoded by the coding sequence ATGACGCGGTCCTCGCGGCTGGCGGTTGCCGCGTTCATCGCCGCCTTTGCGCTCCTGGCGCTCCTGCTGGCCGGTCAGATTCCAAGCCGGCACGTCAAGGGAGATCCAGGGCCCCAGGCCCTTCCGATCGCCGTCGCGGCCCTGGTTCTGATAGGGGCCGCAGCGGCGATGATTGGGGAGAGGCGCCCCAGTTCTTCCGGCACGGAACCATGGCAGCAGGCCCTTGGGGTCGGCGCGGGCACGGTTGCGTTCCTTCTGCTCCTGCCGGTGGTGGGCTTTGTGGTCTCCGCCGCGCTTTTCCTGATAGGCACCTCGCTCTACCTGGACAGCCGGCGGCGCATCGGACCGGCTACCCGGCTGCTGACCGGAGTGGGATTTCCGCTGGCGCTCTGGTGGATCTTCAGCCGGCTGCTCGACGTTTCCCTCCCGCGCGGGCTCATGGGATTCTAG
- a CDS encoding aldehyde ferredoxin oxidoreductase family protein yields the protein MFGWTGTILRVDLTERTFRKETFGEEFAHKWVGGRGFALKTLWDELEPGVDPLGPKNKFIVALGPIAGIPAPNTGKTVVAAKSPLTGGYGDGNLGTQVTEQLRKAGYDMLIVEGAASEPTLLYIEDDKVEFLPAAEVWGKGTYATNDWIYARYGRKVGVLNIGQGGENLNLYSTVRSLEGRSGGRPGMGAVMGSKKLKAIVVKGSKPIPQADPKTMKKLGAADLRTVHEMDKKSGWSKQSTTGILAWCNEVAALPVRNMRKTRHSDAWKIDGERLDAARVATYGCPTCTMHCGIAVHDREGRESELDYENIGMLGSNLEVFELDQVGSLNYLCDDYGLDTISAGGVLGFYADAIDRGHIAGDFRFGDGEGAKELLRLAALREGDLGNLLADGTMRMARKIGRGSEAYAMHVKGLEVSAYNCKLCPGMALSFGTSPIGAHHKEAWVITFELNQTVRDSYGRDKAQKVIELQRIRGGLFEYIIACRFPWVELGWQLEHYPIYFNTITGLNWTLDDFWKVGDRIYSLMKFFWLREMPDWNRKMDYPPMVWFDPANADADGPIAGKILDLEKYDGLLDHYYDLRGWDKRGIPTRKTAAALDLEDEARQAEAFGRLED from the coding sequence ATGTTTGGATGGACGGGGACTATCCTCAGGGTCGACCTGACAGAAAGGACATTCAGAAAAGAGACGTTCGGCGAGGAGTTCGCCCACAAATGGGTGGGCGGCCGTGGATTCGCCCTGAAGACCCTCTGGGACGAACTCGAGCCGGGAGTTGACCCCCTGGGTCCCAAGAACAAGTTCATCGTGGCGCTCGGCCCGATCGCCGGCATCCCCGCGCCCAACACCGGCAAGACCGTCGTGGCGGCCAAATCGCCCCTTACCGGCGGCTACGGAGACGGCAACCTGGGCACCCAGGTCACGGAGCAACTTCGCAAGGCCGGGTACGACATGCTCATCGTCGAGGGCGCCGCCTCCGAACCGACCCTGCTCTACATCGAGGACGACAAGGTGGAGTTCCTGCCCGCCGCCGAGGTCTGGGGCAAGGGGACATACGCGACAAACGACTGGATCTACGCACGTTACGGAAGAAAGGTCGGGGTGCTGAACATCGGGCAGGGAGGGGAGAACCTCAATCTGTATTCGACTGTACGGAGCCTTGAGGGGCGCTCCGGCGGCCGGCCCGGAATGGGCGCCGTCATGGGGTCCAAGAAGCTTAAGGCCATCGTGGTCAAGGGGAGCAAACCTATCCCCCAGGCCGATCCCAAGACAATGAAGAAGCTGGGTGCGGCCGACCTGCGCACAGTCCATGAAATGGACAAGAAGTCCGGATGGTCTAAACAGAGCACGACGGGCATTCTCGCCTGGTGCAACGAAGTGGCCGCGCTCCCGGTCCGGAACATGAGGAAGACCCGGCACTCCGATGCCTGGAAGATCGACGGCGAACGGCTGGACGCCGCACGGGTGGCGACCTATGGCTGTCCGACCTGCACAATGCACTGCGGCATCGCCGTCCACGACCGCGAGGGCCGGGAGTCCGAGCTCGACTACGAGAACATCGGCATGCTGGGCAGCAACTTGGAGGTCTTCGAGCTCGACCAGGTCGGATCGCTGAACTACCTCTGCGACGACTACGGCCTGGACACGATCTCCGCGGGTGGCGTTCTCGGGTTCTACGCCGACGCGATCGACCGCGGGCACATCGCCGGCGATTTCCGCTTCGGCGATGGTGAGGGAGCCAAGGAACTGCTCCGGCTTGCCGCTCTCCGGGAAGGCGACCTGGGAAACCTGCTGGCCGACGGGACGATGCGCATGGCCCGGAAGATCGGGCGGGGGTCCGAGGCCTACGCCATGCACGTCAAGGGCCTGGAGGTTTCCGCGTACAACTGCAAACTCTGTCCCGGCATGGCCCTTTCTTTCGGGACGAGCCCGATAGGCGCCCACCACAAGGAAGCCTGGGTCATCACCTTCGAGCTCAACCAGACGGTCCGCGATTCCTACGGGCGGGACAAGGCGCAAAAGGTCATCGAACTGCAGAGGATCAGGGGAGGACTGTTTGAGTACATAATCGCCTGCCGATTCCCATGGGTCGAGCTCGGCTGGCAGCTCGAGCATTACCCGATCTACTTCAATACCATTACCGGCCTCAACTGGACCCTGGACGACTTCTGGAAGGTCGGCGACAGGATCTACTCGCTGATGAAGTTCTTCTGGCTTAGGGAGATGCCGGATTGGAACCGTAAGATGGACTACCCTCCCATGGTCTGGTTCGACCCTGCCAACGCCGATGCAGACGGCCCGATCGCGGGCAAGATCCTCGATCTAGAGAAGTACGACGGCCTGCTCGATCACTACTACGACCTGCGCGGTTGGGACAAGCGAGGCATACCCACCCGGAAAACGGCCGCCGCCCTGGACCTCGAGGACGAAGCCCGCCAGGCCGAGGCCTTCGGCAGGCTGGAGGACTGA
- a CDS encoding class I SAM-dependent methyltransferase, whose protein sequence is MRYNPAMETPDERFSFAKFAAHPFFREVNTWLVARAGIRPGADVVDLGCGPGAITELILQRMGVPPLGRVFAIDPSASALVLAAQRIQSAVVRFIQGTAERLNGLVSQVDTVVFCNAIHLVPDKAQVIAGISRVLRPGGVLAFNTTFFEGAYAGDSLRFYKHWGLRAMRLLRERGHAVVRDAKTTAMQWLTPEEYRRLLLDSGFAETAVEFQEKQLPCQAWEDISEFSMFIEGALPGVPLEIGMEALKAGARQTFEDLKLETVPRIWMQVVARRP, encoded by the coding sequence ATGAGGTATAATCCAGCCATGGAGACACCGGATGAGCGGTTCTCGTTCGCCAAGTTCGCGGCCCACCCGTTCTTCAGGGAAGTGAACACATGGCTGGTGGCGCGCGCCGGCATCAGGCCGGGCGCCGACGTGGTTGACCTGGGATGCGGCCCTGGCGCCATCACCGAGCTGATCCTGCAGCGGATGGGCGTGCCGCCGTTGGGCCGCGTCTTCGCCATAGACCCCTCCGCTTCCGCGCTGGTGCTGGCGGCGCAGCGGATCCAGTCCGCCGTCGTGCGGTTCATCCAGGGAACCGCGGAGCGCCTGAACGGCTTGGTGTCGCAGGTGGACACAGTGGTCTTCTGCAACGCGATTCACCTCGTCCCGGACAAGGCCCAGGTGATTGCCGGGATCAGCAGGGTGCTGCGACCCGGCGGCGTGCTGGCGTTCAACACCACCTTCTTCGAGGGCGCCTACGCCGGCGACAGCCTGCGGTTCTACAAGCACTGGGGGCTGCGGGCGATGCGCTTGCTGCGCGAGAGGGGACACGCCGTTGTCCGCGACGCCAAGACCACCGCGATGCAGTGGCTGACCCCCGAGGAGTACCGCCGCCTGCTTCTGGATAGCGGGTTTGCCGAGACCGCGGTCGAGTTCCAGGAGAAGCAGCTCCCCTGCCAGGCCTGGGAGGACATCAGCGAGTTCTCGATGTTCATCGAGGGTGCGCTGCCCGGCGTCCCCCTCGAGATCGGCATGGAAGCGCTCAAGGCCGGCGCCCGCCAGACCTTTGAGGACCTCAAACTCGAGACGGTCCCGCGGATCTGGATGCAGGTGGTCGCCCGACGCCCCTGA
- a CDS encoding 5-deoxy-glucuronate isomerase produces the protein MSRLAESQYIPAVENPPAHHLVASSANSPLTHLEFALVTLAGGGAPFSWESGDREAVIYLIEGGCVVNVSGSAGTLSGTLGPRASVFDDPPSAVFVPAGSRVDLVGLADGVRLALFSAPPSATRSPRIIGPDQVTVRNVGADAWSRRVTSVADQSVTSRMLVGETHNPPGHWSSYPPHKHDTRRTTGDGRGEAPMEEIYHYLVRPPDGFGLQMVYTPPDAPEPFEKIYRVRHGDTVVIPRGYHPLVAAGGYELVYLWAISGEQVEYAAWADDPAHAWINRPR, from the coding sequence ATGAGCAGACTGGCTGAGAGCCAATATATCCCCGCCGTCGAGAACCCTCCGGCGCACCATTTGGTGGCGTCGTCAGCGAACAGCCCGCTCACGCATCTGGAGTTCGCGCTTGTCACCCTGGCAGGTGGTGGGGCGCCCTTCTCCTGGGAGTCCGGCGACCGCGAGGCCGTCATATACCTGATCGAAGGCGGCTGCGTGGTCAACGTCTCCGGAAGTGCGGGGACGCTTTCCGGGACCCTCGGCCCGCGCGCATCGGTCTTCGATGATCCGCCGTCCGCGGTGTTCGTGCCCGCGGGCTCTCGCGTAGACCTGGTCGGCCTTGCCGACGGAGTCCGGCTGGCGCTCTTCTCCGCGCCTCCCTCCGCCACACGCTCTCCCCGGATCATCGGACCGGATCAGGTCACCGTAAGGAACGTGGGCGCTGATGCCTGGTCGCGTCGCGTCACCAGCGTTGCCGACCAGAGCGTGACCAGCCGGATGCTCGTGGGCGAGACCCACAACCCCCCTGGCCACTGGTCGAGCTATCCGCCGCACAAGCACGACACGCGCCGCACCACAGGTGACGGCCGGGGCGAGGCCCCGATGGAGGAAATCTATCACTACCTTGTGCGGCCGCCGGACGGGTTCGGGCTGCAGATGGTCTACACGCCTCCCGACGCACCGGAGCCATTCGAGAAGATCTACAGGGTGCGCCATGGCGACACCGTCGTGATACCGCGCGGCTACCACCCGCTTGTGGCAGCAGGCGGCTACGAGCTGGTCTACCTGTGGGCGATCTCGGGCGAGCAGGTGGAGTACGCGGCCTGGGCGGACGATCCGGCGCATGCCTGGATCAACCGTCCAAGGTAA
- a CDS encoding tripartite tricarboxylate transporter permease, with the protein MEPLLQGLAFVLQPTTLLWIVVGDIVGIFIGALPGLTATMGLALFLPVTIHLDSLTAISLLLGLYFGAVTGASIPAVLFGIPGNPNAIATVFDGLPMARKGQAGIALGGAVIASFIGGLISTAALLAASPALARFSLLFGPAEYFSLAVASLTIIASVSGSSLLKGVVMGAMGVLLATVGIDTMTGVRRFTFDNPFLASGIGLVPVLIGMFGITQALDDAARSRDLHQIVTQQLGRLFPSLRQLLGMWRIILESSWIGTFIGLLPGAGASVAVVLAYERAKQISPRPEEFGTGRLEGVIAPEVANNACIGGGLIPTFTLALPAEAAAVPILAAMVIHGVTPGPLLFTSQPHFIYAIIFAMIVANLTTCIFQLGGIRVFIKALSVPPALMPPLVILLSVLGAYALNGWMYDAVVAVAAGILGFVLKRAGYPLIPLILGLVLGPMMESEFRRMMIITGGDMTVFVTRPLSLLLLVAGVGSLIRQLVHQRRLAQKGAV; encoded by the coding sequence GTGGAACCCCTGCTGCAGGGCCTGGCCTTTGTCCTTCAGCCGACCACGCTGTTGTGGATTGTGGTCGGCGACATCGTCGGGATCTTCATCGGCGCGCTTCCCGGCCTGACGGCCACGATGGGGCTCGCGCTGTTCCTGCCCGTTACGATTCACCTTGACAGCCTCACCGCCATCAGCCTGCTGTTGGGGCTCTACTTTGGAGCGGTGACCGGAGCGTCCATCCCGGCGGTGCTCTTCGGGATACCCGGCAACCCCAACGCCATCGCCACCGTATTCGATGGGCTGCCGATGGCGCGCAAGGGGCAGGCAGGGATCGCGTTGGGCGGCGCGGTGATCGCGTCGTTCATCGGCGGGCTGATCAGCACCGCGGCGCTGCTCGCGGCATCACCGGCGCTGGCCCGCTTCTCGCTGCTGTTTGGACCTGCGGAGTACTTCTCCCTGGCGGTCGCCAGTCTGACGATCATAGCCAGCGTTTCAGGTTCCTCGCTCCTGAAGGGCGTGGTGATGGGTGCGATGGGGGTGCTGCTCGCGACCGTCGGAATAGACACCATGACCGGCGTCCGACGGTTCACCTTCGACAACCCCTTCCTGGCCAGCGGCATCGGGCTCGTTCCCGTGCTGATAGGCATGTTCGGGATCACCCAGGCGCTTGACGACGCGGCCCGGAGCAGGGATCTGCACCAGATTGTCACGCAGCAGCTCGGCCGGCTGTTCCCCAGTCTGCGGCAGCTTCTCGGCATGTGGCGCATCATTCTGGAGTCGAGCTGGATAGGGACCTTCATCGGCCTGCTGCCAGGGGCCGGCGCCAGCGTGGCCGTGGTCCTGGCGTACGAGCGGGCGAAGCAGATCTCCCCGCGCCCCGAGGAGTTCGGCACCGGCAGGCTCGAAGGCGTGATAGCGCCGGAGGTGGCCAACAACGCCTGCATCGGCGGCGGGCTGATACCCACCTTCACGCTCGCGCTGCCCGCGGAAGCGGCCGCGGTGCCCATCCTTGCGGCGATGGTCATCCACGGCGTGACGCCCGGCCCACTCCTGTTCACCTCCCAACCGCACTTCATCTACGCCATTATCTTCGCCATGATCGTGGCCAACCTGACCACCTGCATCTTCCAGCTCGGCGGCATCCGGGTGTTCATCAAGGCGCTCAGCGTGCCGCCGGCCTTGATGCCGCCTTTGGTGATCTTGCTGTCGGTGCTGGGCGCGTACGCCCTCAACGGCTGGATGTATGATGCCGTCGTGGCAGTGGCGGCCGGGATCCTGGGGTTCGTTCTCAAGCGCGCCGGTTATCCACTGATCCCGCTAATCCTGGGATTGGTTCTGGGGCCGATGATGGAGTCGGAGTTCCGGAGGATGATGATCATCACGGGCGGTGACATGACGGTCTTCGTCACGAGGCCGCTGAGCCTACTGCTGCTGGTAGCCGGCGTCGGGTCGCTGATTCGCCAGCTCGTCCATCAGAGGCGGCTGGCCCAGAAGGGAGCAGTATAG
- a CDS encoding HAD hydrolase-like protein, whose protein sequence is MRPVIVFDFDGTLVDAYEIKRESYWRAVSEVLGLGPGHRATVDASYARTSGAHRFVQLDDTAAALDRSISDAEREEFSRRYSDYNEVEKDRMLQFPSARMVLEALRADHDLVLSSGLPHSNLVAEAARHDLAGFFIEIEGGDKGRTLDRLRAAGRTVVLFVGDTPHDEEVAASRGVPFYKIGGDAELARLPEVLS, encoded by the coding sequence ATGCGTCCGGTTATCGTTTTCGACTTCGACGGCACGCTGGTGGACGCCTACGAGATCAAGCGCGAGTCGTACTGGCGGGCGGTGTCCGAAGTGCTGGGATTGGGTCCCGGGCACCGTGCTACGGTGGACGCCTCCTATGCCCGCACCAGCGGCGCCCACAGGTTCGTTCAACTAGACGACACCGCGGCGGCCCTGGACCGGTCGATCTCCGACGCGGAGCGCGAGGAGTTCTCGCGCCGCTACTCCGATTACAACGAGGTCGAGAAAGACCGCATGCTGCAGTTCCCCTCGGCGCGGATGGTGCTGGAGGCGCTTCGGGCGGACCACGACCTGGTGTTGTCCAGCGGCCTGCCGCACTCCAACCTCGTGGCAGAGGCCGCGCGCCACGACCTGGCGGGGTTCTTCATCGAGATCGAGGGCGGCGACAAGGGCCGCACGCTGGACCGGCTGCGCGCCGCCGGGCGCACCGTTGTGCTTTTCGTCGGTGACACCCCGCACGATGAGGAAGTAGCCGCCTCTCGTGGTGTCCCGTTCTACAAGATAGGCGGCGACGCAGAACTGGCACGGCTCCCGGAGGTGCTGTCGTGA
- a CDS encoding MBL fold metallo-hydrolase yields MSASLVVLGSSGAVQTAHRDNAALAFRMGESSVLVDCPGSPFLKLRKAGLDPMLLRAVVITHAHPDHIYGLPSLVHHLWMLARQVPLPLFAPEPEMDKLRSLLDVFDLGRRAGFLEMHPLADGTSSPSGDTPITFWEHAGSRLSALPSDHGPPAFAIRWDTPEGARVVYSSDTRPVEAMASFGRDAAFFVHEATFLDAEAVRAKEGGHSTAAQAARLAALAGARKLLLVHLDYRADAAQWVEEARGEFAGPVEVPDDGAIYTVE; encoded by the coding sequence GTGAGCGCGTCGTTGGTGGTCCTGGGATCAAGCGGCGCGGTGCAGACCGCGCACCGCGACAACGCGGCGCTGGCCTTCCGGATGGGGGAGTCGTCGGTCCTGGTTGACTGTCCGGGCAGCCCCTTCCTCAAGCTGCGGAAGGCCGGGCTCGATCCGATGTTGCTGCGGGCAGTGGTGATCACGCACGCGCATCCCGATCACATATACGGCCTTCCGTCGCTGGTCCACCATCTCTGGATGCTTGCCCGCCAGGTCCCTCTGCCCCTGTTCGCGCCGGAGCCGGAGATGGACAAGTTGCGGAGCCTTCTGGATGTGTTCGACCTGGGCCGGCGCGCCGGGTTTCTTGAGATGCACCCCCTGGCCGACGGTACATCTTCACCGTCCGGCGACACGCCGATCACATTCTGGGAGCACGCCGGAAGCCGGCTCTCCGCGCTGCCGTCGGACCACGGCCCGCCTGCCTTCGCGATCCGCTGGGACACCCCCGAGGGCGCGAGGGTTGTCTACTCTTCTGACACACGGCCGGTGGAGGCAATGGCTTCGTTCGGGCGCGATGCCGCGTTCTTTGTTCACGAGGCCACCTTCCTCGATGCCGAGGCGGTCCGGGCGAAGGAAGGAGGTCACTCTACGGCTGCGCAGGCCGCCCGCCTGGCTGCGCTCGCCGGCGCGCGGAAACTTCTTCTTGTGCACTTGGACTACCGGGCTGATGCGGCGCAATGGGTGGAGGAGGCCCGGGGCGAGTTCGCCGGACCGGTAGAGGTGCCGGACGACGGCGCGATCTACACCGTGGAGTGA
- a CDS encoding tripartite tricarboxylate transporter substrate binding protein yields MRTLIALISVVLLSAMIPGGISASQVWPEGRPVSIMVPFAAGGGTDIIARQIQRAMQRFTEVPIVIRNMPGAGSGIGTNEVLRAKPDGHTLLLSGTHTVTAALQGLTAGSIIQLDHIASLNWDPFVIAVLDTAPYKTLGELIEAGKQAPGKITIGHAGVGALTHLTSEALNKAAGMPWTVVPFEGGARLIVGVLGNVVTSGVFSQSEVQVQAGRLRPLAVTSLRRTTLFPATPTTTELGFKNIPQGSFRAISGPKGIPMEVRRAIASSVARAMNDPHWIQYARESGLVKTYMANEELERYFAVLTLDLSKLLRQVGLMK; encoded by the coding sequence GTGAGAACGTTGATTGCTCTCATTAGCGTCGTACTGCTGTCCGCGATGATTCCCGGCGGCATCTCGGCGTCGCAGGTCTGGCCGGAAGGCCGGCCGGTAAGCATCATGGTGCCATTCGCCGCGGGCGGCGGAACCGACATCATAGCCCGGCAGATTCAGCGGGCCATGCAGCGGTTCACCGAGGTGCCGATCGTCATCCGGAACATGCCCGGAGCGGGCAGCGGCATTGGGACAAACGAGGTGCTGCGCGCCAAGCCGGACGGTCACACTCTGCTGCTCTCCGGAACGCACACCGTCACCGCGGCGCTGCAGGGCCTGACCGCCGGCTCGATCATCCAGCTCGACCACATCGCCAGTCTGAACTGGGACCCGTTCGTGATCGCCGTTCTGGACACGGCTCCCTACAAGACCCTCGGGGAACTGATTGAAGCGGGCAAGCAGGCCCCGGGCAAGATCACGATCGGTCACGCCGGGGTCGGCGCTTTGACGCACCTGACCTCTGAGGCGCTCAACAAGGCGGCCGGAATGCCCTGGACGGTGGTGCCTTTTGAGGGCGGCGCCCGCCTGATCGTCGGGGTGTTGGGGAACGTTGTGACCAGCGGCGTCTTCTCGCAGTCCGAGGTACAGGTGCAGGCCGGGCGGCTGAGGCCGCTGGCGGTTACGAGCCTGCGGCGCACCACGCTCTTTCCGGCTACGCCCACCACGACCGAGCTGGGGTTCAAGAACATTCCCCAGGGCAGCTTCCGCGCGATAAGCGGGCCAAAGGGGATTCCCATGGAGGTGCGCAGGGCAATCGCGTCCTCCGTTGCGCGGGCAATGAACGATCCCCACTGGATCCAGTACGCCCGCGAGAGCGGACTGGTCAAGACATACATGGCCAATGAGGAACTGGAGCGGTACTTCGCGGTGCTCACGCTGGACCTATCGAAGCTGCTGCGCCAGGTCGGCCTCATGAAGTGA
- the fabG gene encoding 3-oxoacyl-ACP reductase FabG translates to MMLESASALVTGGSSGLGRAIVIALARAGARVAFTYRSNAAGAEALARELSPPAEVLAIQADVDSDADAAKCISETVARFGGLDILVNNAGITRDALVVRMQPSDWNAVLNTNLSGAVRCCRHATPHLLASGRGRIINMSSIAGVAGGAGQANYSAAKAGLIGLTEVLARELAPRGVTVNAVAPGAIDAGIVAAMPEELRRRLLEVIPMGRMGTAEEVAALVVFLAGREAGYITGQTIAVDGGTTGAGRATT, encoded by the coding sequence CTGATGCTCGAGTCCGCCTCAGCGCTGGTCACCGGCGGATCGTCCGGCCTCGGACGCGCCATAGTGATCGCGCTTGCCCGCGCCGGGGCGCGCGTCGCGTTCACCTACCGCTCGAACGCAGCCGGCGCCGAGGCGCTGGCCCGCGAACTGTCTCCTCCTGCCGAGGTTCTCGCGATCCAGGCCGACGTGGACTCCGACGCTGATGCGGCTAAGTGCATATCTGAGACGGTGGCGCGGTTCGGGGGCCTCGACATACTGGTCAACAACGCCGGCATTACCCGCGACGCGCTAGTGGTGCGCATGCAGCCGTCCGACTGGAACGCGGTCCTCAACACCAACCTGTCCGGCGCGGTGCGCTGCTGCCGCCACGCGACGCCTCACCTTCTGGCAAGCGGCCGGGGCCGAATCATCAACATGTCCTCCATAGCAGGGGTCGCCGGAGGCGCCGGCCAGGCCAACTATTCGGCTGCCAAGGCCGGCCTGATCGGGCTGACCGAGGTGCTTGCCCGGGAGCTGGCTCCACGCGGCGTCACCGTCAACGCGGTCGCGCCGGGTGCGATTGACGCGGGCATCGTGGCCGCCATGCCCGAGGAGCTTCGCCGGAGGTTGCTCGAGGTGATTCCGATGGGCCGGATGGGCACAGCCGAAGAGGTTGCGGCCCTCGTGGTCTTCCTGGCCGGCCGCGAGGCAGGGTACATTACCGGTCAGACGATAGCGGTGGACGGCGGCACCACCGGCGCCGGCCGCGCCACTACCTAG